A region of Maridesulfovibrio sp. DNA encodes the following proteins:
- the nifU gene encoding Fe-S cluster assembly protein NifU, with protein MWEYTSKVQEHFLNPKNVGVIEDADAIGEVGSLSCGDALRLFLKIDDQERIVDAKFQTFGCASAIASSSVLTELIKGMTLDEASKVTNKEIAEALGGLPKEKMHCSVMGQEALEDAIRKYRGLEAAPAPEGEIVCKCFGVTDVQIIRAVKENKLTTLEEVTNFTKAGGGCEECHGRIEEILNEVLTGESSKPVPEPEKPAKLTNIKRFQLVTKVIDEEIRPALNKDGGDIELIDIDGHEVIVSLRGACVGCPSSGRTLKDFVERRLRETVEPEINVQEG; from the coding sequence ATGTGGGAATATACAAGTAAGGTTCAAGAGCATTTTCTCAACCCCAAGAATGTCGGGGTGATTGAAGACGCAGATGCCATCGGTGAAGTAGGTTCACTCTCCTGTGGTGATGCACTTAGGCTGTTTCTAAAAATTGATGATCAGGAACGTATTGTAGATGCCAAGTTTCAAACTTTCGGCTGTGCCAGTGCCATCGCCTCCAGTTCCGTACTTACTGAGTTGATCAAGGGGATGACCCTTGATGAAGCTTCAAAAGTGACCAACAAGGAGATTGCCGAGGCTCTTGGGGGATTGCCCAAGGAGAAGATGCACTGTTCCGTAATGGGGCAGGAAGCTCTTGAAGATGCTATCCGTAAGTACCGGGGGCTTGAAGCTGCTCCGGCACCTGAAGGTGAAATTGTCTGTAAGTGCTTTGGCGTTACTGACGTCCAGATCATACGTGCTGTAAAGGAAAACAAGCTTACCACCCTTGAAGAGGTGACCAACTTCACCAAGGCCGGTGGCGGTTGCGAGGAATGTCACGGACGCATCGAGGAAATCCTCAATGAAGTTCTTACCGGTGAGTCCTCAAAGCCTGTTCCGGAACCGGAAAAGCCTGCCAAGCTGACTAATATCAAGCGGTTCCAGCTGGTAACCAAGGTTATTGACGAGGAAATCCGTCCGGCTCTGAACAAGGATGGCGGAGATATTGAGCTCATCGACATCGATGGACATGAAGTTATCGTCTCCCTGCGCGGAGCCTGTGTCGGCTGTCCTTCCAGCGGACGGACCCTCAAGGACTTTGTAGAGCGCCGTTTAAGGGAAACCGTGGAACCTGAAATAAACGTGCAGGAGGGCTAG
- the buk gene encoding butyrate kinase encodes MGSRILVINPGSTSTKVAIFNEEKLCFDAEVSHPRERIDRFSSVMEQKEFRSAAVMELIKDKIEEGTPDMVVGRGGLLKPISGGPYSINDEMISDLENARYGAHPCNLGAILAREFAEYWSVPSMIMDPVVTDEMDPVAKVTGLPEIKRRSVFHALSQRGVARSVAAEMGLEYERAKFIVSHMGGGVSIGAHRYGKVVDVINALDGEGPFSPERSGSLPILPVLNLVESGQYTFDEMRKVITSRSGVLGLLGTNDMREAQARMEEGDEDARLVLEALVYNSCKHICSFIPALMKDDPEKRPVDAIILTGGVARSELLVKAVEDVLGFIAPVKVVTGLEEMEVMGRGGLAVLRGEMQPQQYHS; translated from the coding sequence ATGGGTTCGAGAATTCTTGTAATTAATCCCGGATCAACATCAACCAAAGTGGCGATATTCAACGAAGAGAAGCTGTGCTTTGATGCTGAAGTAAGCCATCCCCGTGAAAGAATAGATAGATTTTCCTCTGTAATGGAGCAGAAAGAGTTTCGCAGTGCAGCTGTTATGGAGCTTATTAAAGATAAGATTGAGGAAGGAACACCTGATATGGTAGTTGGCCGCGGAGGTTTGCTTAAGCCCATCTCCGGCGGTCCGTATTCAATCAACGATGAAATGATTTCAGATCTTGAGAACGCACGTTACGGTGCCCACCCCTGTAATCTCGGAGCCATACTCGCCCGTGAATTTGCGGAATACTGGAGTGTGCCGTCCATGATCATGGACCCGGTAGTTACAGATGAAATGGATCCTGTGGCCAAGGTTACCGGGTTGCCGGAGATTAAGAGGCGCAGTGTTTTCCATGCCTTGAGCCAGCGGGGAGTTGCCCGCAGTGTTGCCGCTGAAATGGGGCTGGAGTACGAACGGGCAAAATTCATTGTCAGCCATATGGGTGGCGGTGTTTCCATTGGAGCCCACAGGTACGGCAAGGTTGTTGATGTCATCAATGCCCTTGACGGGGAGGGGCCGTTCAGCCCCGAGCGGTCCGGTTCATTGCCTATCCTGCCGGTTCTCAATCTTGTGGAGTCCGGTCAGTATACTTTTGATGAAATGCGTAAGGTGATCACTTCCCGGTCCGGGGTTCTGGGATTGCTTGGAACCAACGATATGCGTGAAGCCCAGGCCCGCATGGAAGAAGGGGATGAGGATGCCCGTCTTGTACTGGAGGCGCTGGTTTACAATTCCTGTAAGCATATTTGCTCCTTTATCCCGGCATTGATGAAGGATGATCCAGAGAAGCGTCCTGTAGATGCCATTATCCTTACCGGCGGTGTTGCGCGCAGTGAATTGCTGGTTAAGGCGGTGGAGGATGTGCTCGGATTTATTGCCCCGGTAAAAGTAGTCACCGGCCTCGAAGAAATGGAAGTGATGGGCCGGGGTGGATTGGCTGTATTGCGCGGAGAGATGCAACCGCAGCAATACCATAGTTAA
- the nifS gene encoding cysteine desulfurase NifS: MTAYLDNNATTMVAPEVREAILPLLAEEYGNPSSMHRLGGQSGMLMEQARQKVAAGLNCDPAEIIFTSCGTEGDNTAIFSALEAQPDKKHLITTRVEHPAVLNVAKHYERKGYDVTFLSVDSKGRFDMDQYRTAFRPDTALVSVMYANNESGVISPVQEMAEIAKERGVLFHTDAVQAVGKVAIDLQKLPVDYLVLSGHKIHAPKGIGALFVRKNAPFRPFMLGGHQEHGRRGGTENLPGIVGLGVAMELAAKNIEDENTRVKAMRDRLEKGLMDAIPEAIINGDQEMRLPNTLSIAFKYIEGEAMLLMLDQFGIAASSGSACTSGSLEPSHVLRAMGVPFTFAHGSLRFSLSTYNTDEDIDLVLKELPPIISRLREMSPFRRGDEGLDWVEDHDH; encoded by the coding sequence ATGACAGCATATCTCGATAACAACGCCACGACCATGGTCGCTCCTGAAGTGCGTGAAGCAATTCTGCCCCTGCTTGCAGAGGAATATGGAAACCCCTCATCCATGCACCGTCTCGGTGGTCAGTCCGGCATGCTTATGGAGCAGGCCCGTCAGAAAGTTGCTGCCGGATTGAATTGTGATCCTGCTGAGATCATTTTTACCTCCTGTGGAACCGAGGGCGACAACACCGCAATATTCTCCGCCCTTGAAGCACAGCCGGATAAGAAGCATCTCATAACCACTCGTGTGGAGCATCCTGCGGTTCTCAATGTCGCTAAACATTATGAACGCAAGGGCTATGATGTTACTTTTTTGAGCGTGGATTCCAAGGGCAGGTTCGACATGGACCAGTACCGGACTGCTTTTCGTCCTGATACCGCTCTTGTATCGGTCATGTATGCCAACAACGAATCCGGGGTGATTTCTCCTGTTCAGGAAATGGCCGAAATAGCCAAGGAGCGCGGTGTGCTCTTTCATACAGATGCCGTGCAGGCCGTGGGTAAAGTCGCTATCGATCTTCAGAAACTGCCTGTTGATTATCTTGTTCTCTCCGGGCACAAGATTCATGCCCCCAAGGGAATCGGCGCCCTGTTCGTGCGCAAGAACGCTCCCTTCCGACCTTTCATGCTCGGCGGGCATCAGGAACATGGCAGGCGCGGCGGAACAGAAAACCTGCCCGGTATTGTCGGACTAGGTGTTGCCATGGAACTGGCCGCAAAAAATATCGAGGATGAAAATACCCGTGTGAAGGCCATGCGTGACCGTCTCGAAAAGGGACTTATGGATGCTATCCCCGAGGCCATCATTAACGGCGATCAGGAAATGAGGCTGCCCAATACACTGTCCATCGCTTTCAAGTATATCGAAGGCGAGGCCATGCTGCTCATGCTTGACCAGTTCGGGATTGCCGCCAGTTCCGGTTCGGCCTGTACTTCCGGTTCGCTGGAGCCGTCTCATGTGCTTCGTGCCATGGGCGTGCCGTTCACATTTGCCCACGGTTCGCTTCGTTTTTCCTTGTCCACCTACAACACCGACGAGGATATTGATCTGGTGCTCAAGGAGCTGCCGCCCATTATCAGCAGGCTGCGTGAGATGTCTCCCTTCAGGCGCGGCGACGAAGGCTTGGATTGGGTAGAAGATCACGACCATTAA
- a CDS encoding caspase family protein: protein MNMTFSLRLFCSFLLTAMAIMTLGANDCLAQKRLALLIGNSAYKNGPLKNPVNDVTAMDKALSKVGFDVMVVKDADRSTIGRAIDKFGSRLKNYDVGLFYFSGHGLQVDGINYLCPLGMNVQGQSDVPYEAIDAGKVLAKMEDAGNRMNVVILDACRNNPFKRSFRSGRNGLAQMDAPTGSFIAFATSPGRVAYDGKGRNSPYVTHMINNMNNKGMTIEKFFKQVRRGVMKDTEKKQVPWESSSMVGDFYFAGKGSSSSQSSIQSSASQQQQTPPPAPAPRPKPKKNKDEQVMDMLLN, encoded by the coding sequence ATGAATATGACGTTCTCGCTCAGGCTGTTCTGCTCTTTTCTGCTTACAGCTATGGCAATCATGACCCTTGGCGCAAACGACTGTCTGGCCCAGAAACGACTGGCACTGCTAATCGGCAACTCAGCCTATAAAAACGGCCCCCTGAAGAATCCGGTCAACGATGTGACGGCCATGGATAAGGCCCTCAGTAAAGTAGGCTTTGACGTTATGGTTGTTAAAGATGCCGACCGGTCCACCATTGGCCGGGCAATCGATAAATTCGGCAGCAGACTCAAGAATTATGATGTAGGACTGTTTTATTTCTCAGGACACGGCCTGCAGGTGGACGGCATCAACTATCTCTGTCCGCTGGGCATGAATGTTCAGGGCCAGTCCGATGTTCCTTACGAGGCGATTGATGCCGGGAAAGTGCTGGCCAAGATGGAAGATGCCGGAAACCGCATGAACGTGGTGATCCTTGACGCCTGCCGCAATAACCCCTTCAAACGCAGCTTCCGGTCCGGGCGCAACGGTCTGGCACAGATGGATGCACCCACCGGTTCTTTCATAGCCTTTGCAACTTCACCGGGGCGCGTGGCCTATGACGGAAAAGGACGCAACAGTCCTTACGTGACCCACATGATAAATAATATGAACAACAAAGGCATGACCATTGAAAAATTCTTCAAACAGGTCCGCCGCGGAGTGATGAAAGACACCGAAAAAAAACAGGTCCCATGGGAATCCTCTTCAATGGTGGGTGATTTCTACTTTGCCGGCAAGGGATCTTCCTCATCACAAAGCTCAATCCAGTCTTCCGCAAGCCAGCAGCAACAGACACCTCCTCCTGCTCCGGCCCCCAGGCCGAAGCCCAAGAAAAACAAAGATGAACAAGTTATGGATATGTTGTTGAATTAA
- a CDS encoding TetR/AcrR family transcriptional regulator encodes MKGKNKKDAILYAAQEIFGRYGYAGTTVKMISERAGVAFGLVSHYFGSKEELFITAGVAIVEDLTEYLSAETRKAESGLEGIQTFMRSYLSYTLQHRNTFPVLLRCSPFSDVQIELDRTRIAVKFQQLLNVIRESVERGIEDGSIRGLSVDDTTTIVYSNIVGTVRTRFLSPYDLPNLYEETTDFVVRSIRSRD; translated from the coding sequence ATGAAAGGTAAAAACAAAAAAGACGCAATTCTGTATGCGGCTCAAGAAATTTTCGGGCGTTACGGCTATGCCGGAACCACTGTGAAAATGATCTCTGAACGGGCGGGCGTGGCATTCGGACTTGTCTCTCATTATTTCGGGTCAAAAGAGGAGCTGTTCATCACTGCCGGGGTGGCAATTGTTGAGGACCTCACAGAATATCTGAGCGCGGAAACCCGCAAGGCGGAGAGTGGACTGGAAGGTATTCAGACCTTCATGCGCAGCTATCTGAGCTATACCCTGCAACACCGCAATACCTTTCCGGTGCTGCTGCGCTGCTCCCCGTTTTCCGACGTTCAGATTGAGTTGGACCGGACCCGCATTGCTGTGAAATTCCAGCAGCTTTTAAATGTCATCCGCGAATCGGTCGAACGCGGCATTGAGGACGGTTCCATCCGCGGTCTTTCTGTCGACGATACCACCACAATTGTCTACTCCAACATAGTAGGTACAGTCAGGACCAGATTTCTCTCCCCTTACGACCTGCCCAACCTCTACGAAGAGACCACCGACTTCGTGGTCCGCAGCATACGGTCCCGAGACTAA
- a CDS encoding serine acetyltransferase, with amino-acid sequence MVSKIGGSVLTKVVDALCDEDSYQTVYHMPEHDRPMPSVDALGEFVERLRAVLFPGYFGDSEIRPETMRYHIGGNLDAAYRILEEQILRGHCFFCKADEFNCMDCESDARRIASQFMEKLPEIRRLLATDVQAAYVGDPASKSPGETIFCYPSIIAMTHHRIAHELYKLNVDLIPRIIGEMAHSKTGIDIHPGAQVGEHFFIDHGTGTVIGETCIIGRNVRLYQGVTLGAKSFPQDDSGNLIKGIARHPIVEDDVIVYSGATILGRVTIGKGSVIGGNVWVTRSVDAGERLLQR; translated from the coding sequence ATGGTTAGTAAGATCGGCGGCTCTGTGCTGACGAAGGTTGTGGACGCCCTGTGCGATGAAGATTCATATCAGACTGTGTATCACATGCCTGAACATGATCGTCCCATGCCTTCAGTAGATGCGCTGGGCGAATTTGTGGAAAGGCTGCGGGCTGTTCTTTTTCCCGGTTATTTCGGTGATTCCGAAATCCGGCCCGAGACCATGCGCTACCACATCGGGGGAAACCTTGATGCGGCTTACAGGATTCTGGAAGAGCAGATTCTGCGCGGACACTGTTTTTTCTGCAAGGCCGATGAATTCAATTGTATGGACTGCGAGTCCGATGCCCGGCGCATTGCCTCGCAGTTCATGGAAAAGCTGCCGGAAATTCGCCGTCTGCTGGCAACGGATGTGCAGGCCGCCTACGTGGGTGATCCTGCTTCCAAAAGCCCGGGCGAAACCATTTTCTGCTATCCCAGCATCATAGCCATGACCCATCACCGGATTGCCCACGAACTTTACAAGCTGAACGTGGATCTCATCCCGCGCATCATCGGCGAGATGGCCCATTCCAAGACAGGAATTGATATCCATCCCGGTGCGCAGGTGGGCGAGCACTTTTTTATCGACCACGGTACCGGTACTGTCATAGGCGAAACCTGCATCATCGGTCGTAACGTGCGCCTCTATCAGGGCGTGACCCTCGGGGCCAAGAGTTTTCCGCAGGACGATTCAGGTAATCTGATCAAGGGTATAGCCCGTCATCCCATCGTGGAAGATGATGTAATTGTTTACTCCGGGGCCACCATCCTCGGGCGGGTAACCATCGGTAAGGGTTCGGTCATCGGCGGCAACGTCTGGGTGACCCGTTCTGTTGATGCCGGAGAGCGGTTGTTGCAGCGGTAG
- a CDS encoding nickel ABC transporter permease, producing MKNTYILTILILTLTFAFAASTAKAQQNNPFLAPQKQETNQHKISQGSASSPFGTKAPASKVAPKDWTGGAYAKVMFKITMMQKEIRTRLTGFARDIKNDPYGKSLWMFLIFAFMYGIVHAVGPGHGKSVVCAYFISRGGSMFAAAFMSWVITIVHVGSATLAVCLAYLFLKNGMAGFETFNRHLQTASYGLVALIGLWLLLEALRSFNKNERDKCEAEGQGSLKEIATVAFVTGIIPCPGAAIILVYTLSTGILPAGLIAMFFMATGMAVTTSGFALIAAKARNVMDRSSFARSVRIVYSVISLLGAVVVTGFGLIMLSAHLSLI from the coding sequence ATGAAAAATACATACATCCTGACTATCTTGATATTGACTCTTACTTTCGCATTCGCCGCATCCACGGCAAAAGCGCAGCAGAACAATCCCTTTCTGGCTCCGCAAAAGCAGGAAACCAATCAACATAAAATCAGTCAAGGCTCAGCCTCCTCCCCTTTCGGAACTAAAGCTCCGGCGTCAAAAGTGGCACCAAAAGACTGGACCGGCGGGGCCTACGCCAAGGTCATGTTCAAAATTACCATGATGCAGAAAGAAATACGGACCAGACTGACCGGTTTTGCCCGAGACATAAAAAACGATCCCTACGGAAAGTCGCTCTGGATGTTCCTCATTTTTGCATTCATGTACGGAATCGTCCATGCAGTGGGGCCGGGACACGGCAAATCTGTAGTCTGCGCCTATTTCATATCAAGGGGGGGCTCCATGTTCGCCGCAGCTTTCATGTCGTGGGTTATAACCATTGTACATGTCGGTTCAGCAACTCTGGCTGTCTGCCTTGCCTATTTATTCCTGAAAAACGGCATGGCCGGTTTTGAAACCTTCAACCGCCACCTCCAGACAGCAAGCTACGGGCTGGTGGCACTGATCGGTCTCTGGCTACTGCTTGAGGCTTTACGCTCTTTCAATAAAAATGAACGGGACAAATGCGAAGCCGAAGGTCAGGGGTCCCTCAAAGAAATAGCCACAGTCGCCTTTGTAACCGGGATTATCCCCTGCCCGGGAGCGGCCATCATACTGGTTTACACTCTTTCCACCGGAATACTCCCGGCCGGACTCATAGCCATGTTTTTTATGGCGACGGGCATGGCCGTAACAACCTCCGGTTTTGCCCTTATTGCCGCAAAAGCACGTAATGTTATGGACCGCAGCAGCTTCGCCCGAAGCGTCAGAATAGTTTACTCTGTAATCTCTCTGCTTGGAGCAGTTGTGGTGACCGGATTCGGCCTGATCATGCTCTCGGCTCATCTCTCCCTGATCTAA
- a CDS encoding DUF1007 family protein — MQILFDNNSGKRTAVFYSFILACALLSCLFAPVKASAHPHVFVDCSLTFEFNDKGLAGVRQKWWFDEMFATMILGDFDKNHDNKLTPDEASALEQGAFVNLKNFNYFTRILVDGKEQSPIEAVEFKPTVEDGTLVYDFFVPLNITDSDKHVVMVAIFDESFYTSVQMDPQNKLLGTNGQFQTSLTLKPVAEMAYFFDQIVPEAAVLTFQPK; from the coding sequence ATGCAAATTCTTTTCGACAATAATTCAGGAAAACGCACGGCTGTTTTCTATTCTTTTATTCTAGCGTGCGCCCTGCTCTCATGCCTGTTTGCCCCCGTAAAAGCGTCCGCCCATCCGCACGTATTTGTGGACTGTTCCCTGACCTTTGAATTCAACGACAAAGGCCTTGCCGGTGTACGTCAAAAGTGGTGGTTCGACGAAATGTTCGCGACTATGATCCTCGGAGACTTCGACAAGAACCACGATAACAAACTCACCCCGGACGAGGCTTCCGCCCTTGAGCAGGGGGCTTTTGTCAACCTCAAGAACTTTAACTACTTCACACGCATCCTTGTGGATGGCAAAGAGCAAAGCCCTATTGAAGCCGTTGAATTCAAGCCCACTGTTGAAGACGGCACTCTTGTTTATGATTTTTTCGTACCCCTGAATATTACCGACAGCGACAAGCACGTGGTTATGGTCGCCATTTTTGATGAGAGCTTCTACACATCAGTACAGATGGACCCCCAAAACAAACTGCTGGGAACTAACGGACAATTTCAGACCAGCCTCACTTTGAAGCCGGTTGCGGAAATGGCTTATTTCTTCGACCAGATAGTTCCTGAAGCCGCCGTACTGACCTTCCAGCCCAAGTAA
- the cysK gene encoding cysteine synthase A, which translates to MKIHESMITLVGNTPLVKLNKVTEGCVGQVVAKLEFFNPCSSVKDRIGVSMIEEAEKRGELKPGATVVEPTSGNTGIGLAFVCAVKGYKLVLTMPESMSQERKDLLKGFGAELVLTPAAQGMTGAVNKAKEIAESDPDAFLPLQFDNPDNPLAHRNTTVNEIWDDTDGQVDIFVAGVGTGGTLTGVGAELKKRNPAVRIVAVEPEKSPVLSGGSGGPHGIQGIGAGFVPEVLQTGLIDEIVKVADEDAIAMSRRLIQEEGILCGISAGAAAHAAVEIAKKEENKDKLVVFIVPDTGERYLSTALFKD; encoded by the coding sequence ATGAAGATCCATGAATCCATGATCACACTGGTTGGAAATACTCCGCTGGTGAAGTTGAATAAAGTGACTGAAGGTTGTGTCGGGCAGGTAGTAGCCAAACTGGAATTTTTTAACCCGTGCTCATCGGTTAAAGACCGCATAGGCGTTTCCATGATCGAGGAAGCGGAGAAGCGAGGGGAGCTAAAGCCGGGAGCCACTGTTGTTGAACCGACCAGCGGCAATACCGGAATCGGGTTGGCTTTTGTCTGCGCTGTGAAAGGTTATAAGCTGGTCCTGACCATGCCGGAATCAATGAGTCAGGAGCGCAAGGACCTGCTCAAGGGGTTCGGTGCGGAGCTGGTGCTTACCCCGGCAGCTCAGGGCATGACCGGGGCGGTGAACAAGGCCAAAGAGATTGCGGAGAGTGATCCGGATGCCTTTCTGCCTTTGCAATTCGACAACCCGGACAATCCTCTGGCCCATCGCAATACAACCGTCAATGAAATATGGGATGATACTGACGGACAAGTGGATATTTTCGTGGCCGGAGTCGGTACCGGGGGAACCCTTACCGGAGTCGGTGCCGAACTGAAGAAACGCAACCCGGCGGTCAGGATTGTTGCGGTTGAGCCTGAAAAATCCCCGGTTCTCTCTGGAGGTTCCGGCGGTCCGCATGGCATTCAGGGCATCGGGGCCGGATTTGTGCCTGAGGTCCTACAGACCGGGCTTATCGACGAGATTGTCAAAGTTGCGGATGAAGATGCCATTGCCATGTCGCGCAGGCTTATACAGGAAGAAGGTATTTTGTGCGGTATATCAGCCGGGGCAGCGGCCCATGCGGCTGTGGAGATCGCAAAGAAAGAAGAAAACAAGGACAAGCTTGTGGTGTTTATTGTTCCCGATACCGGGGAGCGTTATCTGAGCACCGCTTTGTTCAAGGACTGA
- a CDS encoding TetR/AcrR family transcriptional regulator has translation MTLKVVPINTLTATRRKILHAAYRCAAKKGFNNLDVDEITLKAGVTRKTLYSYFNGLEKLMSELAVSGIYWPTTEELLSNAPEEFPEIEPEKQVAAFFTALRRTLETRPDTLRLLAWEMLERTPLSDLLEDVRVRTALEFFEHMTPDVPDDVDLAAAVAILGGAISYLSIRSLNTKHYGGVSLQDEIGWDRMEASMQNMLRGLLCLKQEPVD, from the coding sequence ATGACTTTAAAAGTAGTGCCCATCAATACCCTGACTGCAACACGCAGAAAAATCCTGCATGCTGCCTACAGATGTGCAGCCAAAAAAGGATTCAATAATCTTGATGTGGATGAAATTACACTCAAGGCCGGGGTAACCCGCAAGACCCTTTACAGCTACTTTAACGGTCTGGAAAAACTGATGAGTGAATTGGCTGTATCCGGAATCTACTGGCCGACCACCGAAGAACTGCTGTCCAATGCCCCTGAAGAATTCCCTGAAATAGAGCCGGAAAAACAGGTCGCGGCTTTTTTCACCGCCCTGCGCAGAACCCTTGAAACCAGACCGGACACCTTACGTCTGCTGGCTTGGGAAATGCTGGAACGCACACCGCTCTCTGACCTACTGGAAGATGTAAGGGTGCGAACCGCACTGGAATTCTTCGAACACATGACCCCGGATGTACCCGATGACGTGGATCTGGCCGCAGCTGTTGCAATTCTCGGCGGGGCAATTTCATACCTATCCATTCGCTCGCTGAATACCAAACATTACGGAGGAGTCAGCCTGCAGGACGAGATCGGCTGGGACCGCATGGAAGCGAGCATGCAGAATATGTTGAGAGGGCTGCTCTGTTTAAAGCAGGAGCCCGTGGATTAA